The following proteins come from a genomic window of Candidatus Leptovillus gracilis:
- a CDS encoding HNH endonuclease — translation MNPHYPLVAERAAHRCEYCHAPEVVFNVPFEVDHIIPPGKGGQDDPSNLALACRSCNLWKSDVVTAVDPDTQREAPLFNPRTHLWLDHFEPQSVPPFKLAGKTPSGRATIARLRLNAPLQLVARSQWIVLEIFP, via the coding sequence GTGAACCCTCATTACCCCCTTGTGGCGGAACGAGCCGCACATCGCTGTGAATATTGCCACGCCCCTGAAGTTGTTTTCAACGTACCCTTTGAAGTTGACCACATCATCCCGCCCGGCAAAGGCGGCCAGGATGATCCGTCAAATCTGGCACTGGCCTGCCGATCCTGCAATTTGTGGAAATCGGATGTGGTAACGGCCGTTGACCCCGACACTCAGAGAGAAGCTCCATTATTCAACCCCCGCACCCATCTCTGGTTAGACCATTTTGAGCCACAGTCAGTCCCGCCTTTCAAACTGGCTGGCAAAACGCCCTCTGGCCGGGCGACCATCGCCCGATTGCGCTTAAACGCCCCGCTGCAATTGGTGGCCCGGTCGCAATGGATTGTGTTGGAAATTTTTCCGTAA
- a CDS encoding RidA family protein, with product MSKTSLNPDSLFNSLQFGFSQIVVAQGSRTVYFSGQVAWDENQNIVGENDLRAQVWQSLRNVATAVATVGGTLEDVVALRIYIRHDWMDRTAPVSEGLKAFFPGDHPPAATWIGVQSLARPEFLIEVEGTAVLA from the coding sequence ATGAGCAAAACAAGTCTCAACCCCGATTCCCTGTTTAACAGCCTACAGTTTGGTTTTTCGCAGATTGTGGTGGCGCAGGGCAGCCGCACGGTCTATTTTTCCGGGCAGGTGGCCTGGGACGAGAACCAGAACATCGTCGGCGAGAATGATTTACGGGCGCAGGTGTGGCAGAGCTTAAGGAATGTGGCGACGGCCGTTGCCACCGTCGGCGGCACGCTGGAAGATGTCGTCGCCCTGCGCATCTACATCCGCCACGACTGGATGGACCGCACGGCCCCGGTGAGCGAAGGGCTGAAAGCCTTCTTCCCCGGCGACCATCCCCCGGCAGCCACCTGGATCGGCGTGCAATCGTTGGCGCGGCCAGAGTTTCTGATTGAGGTGGAGGGAACGGCCGTGTTGGCGTAA
- a CDS encoding GNAT family N-acetyltransferase, translating into MTMTLPDTPTSNQIISQRPVVGDADYWRIHRLLLETVSISPVGFNWDIRRWEGRRFHDAREAGNVEWSLNCRLWETAVGELIGIVNPDGMGYPHLQVHPDYRFLEAEMIDWAEVNISEPAEGGNGRQVQFFVYEYDAHRQRLLEERGYEKMAYGGVVRRLRLGQQPLVQPDLAAGYTLRPTNPADISDCQKIADLLNAAFGRDFHTAVEYQNFMFQAPSIRQDLDLVAVAPNGDFAAYVGIPWDEMNRRGIFEPVCTHPDHQRKGLAKTLMQEGLLRLKTYGAVDVTVDTGDMVPANRLYTSMGFTEAYKGHYWRKVF; encoded by the coding sequence ATGACCATGACATTACCTGACACTCCCACCTCAAACCAAATCATCAGCCAGCGCCCGGTGGTTGGCGATGCCGATTATTGGCGAATCCACCGGCTGTTGTTGGAAACAGTATCCATCAGCCCGGTGGGTTTTAATTGGGATATACGCCGCTGGGAAGGCCGCCGCTTTCACGATGCCCGCGAAGCCGGTAACGTGGAATGGAGCCTGAACTGCCGCCTATGGGAAACGGCCGTTGGCGAGCTTATCGGCATTGTCAACCCGGACGGCATGGGCTACCCACACTTGCAAGTCCACCCCGATTATCGTTTTTTGGAAGCGGAAATGATTGATTGGGCCGAAGTGAATATCAGTGAACCGGCGGAAGGGGGCAACGGCCGTCAGGTTCAGTTCTTTGTCTATGAATACGACGCCCACCGGCAGCGTTTGCTGGAGGAGCGCGGCTACGAAAAAATGGCGTATGGCGGCGTGGTGCGCCGCCTGCGCTTGGGGCAGCAGCCGCTCGTCCAGCCCGACCTGGCCGCAGGCTACACCCTACGCCCCACCAACCCCGCCGACATCAGCGACTGCCAAAAAATCGCCGACTTGTTGAATGCAGCGTTTGGGCGGGATTTTCATACGGCCGTTGAGTACCAAAACTTCATGTTCCAGGCCCCCAGCATTCGCCAAGACCTGGACCTGGTGGCGGTGGCCCCCAACGGCGATTTCGCCGCCTACGTCGGCATTCCCTGGGACGAGATGAACCGGCGCGGCATCTTCGAGCCGGTCTGCACCCATCCCGACCACCAACGCAAAGGACTGGCGAAAACCCTCATGCAAGAAGGACTTCTGCGCCTGAAAACCTACGGCGCGGTAGACGTAACGGTAGACACCGGCGACATGGTCCCGGCCAACCGGCTCTATACCAGCATGGGTTTTACGGAAGCATACAAAGGCCACTACTGGCGCAAGGTGTTTTAA
- a CDS encoding OsmC family protein, with the protein MEMIVDFPGGARVDAHFGPFTVPTDQPPRSSAPTPFALFLASIATCAGIYVLGFCQQRGISAEGIRVVQNMDVNPMTGMVSKVKLDIQVPPDFPEKYKPALIRAADQCAVKKHLERPPQFEVITSTAAIAGA; encoded by the coding sequence ATGGAAATGATCGTTGATTTTCCCGGCGGCGCCCGCGTAGACGCCCACTTTGGCCCGTTTACCGTGCCCACCGACCAACCGCCGCGCAGTTCCGCGCCAACACCCTTTGCCCTCTTTCTCGCGTCTATAGCGACCTGCGCTGGTATTTACGTTTTGGGTTTCTGCCAACAACGGGGCATCTCAGCCGAGGGGATTCGTGTGGTCCAAAATATGGATGTCAATCCGATGACCGGCATGGTCAGCAAAGTAAAGCTGGACATTCAGGTCCCGCCCGACTTCCCAGAAAAATACAAGCCAGCCCTCATTCGCGCCGCCGACCAGTGCGCCGTCAAAAAACACCTGGAACGGCCGCCACAGTTCGAAGTCATCACCAGCACGGCCGCCATCGCCGGCGCTTGA
- a CDS encoding O-antigen ligase family protein, which yields MIRRAVAAFLRWEWICLLFLLPLTFLGMEWQTAVLFFILLFWLLRRLATGHFVPPTPLNVSLLLLLLMVLVSLYATFDIPFSFGKVVGVWYGVAIYFAWTDWAGGSARRLAWAVVVLLAAGLGVVGLSLLGTSWPRKLPLLGPVVSAVQARLPARLLTLGGPDGGFNPNQVAGVLLWVAPLALALLLALVWRWREARQTGGTMTAVLGLLFLAGSTAVLTGALLLTQSRGGLLGFAIGAALMAGLALRRYWRWLAGAALVVLFAVAVLAQTQNLPALTSALFAQAGVPTGQEAALADGINTLNGRIEIWSRGIYGVQDFPFTGMGMNNFRRVVHILYPLFLISPDTDIAHAHNHLLQAALDLGIPGLVAYLALWLGSGAMLWRAWRAVAGQPTAVWSRALVIGLAGSLAAHFVYGMLDAVALGAKPGFIFWLLLGLVAALHRQIANYQLPTTNYQLPTIN from the coding sequence ATGATTCGTCGAGCCGTGGCCGCTTTCTTGCGGTGGGAATGGATATGCCTGCTGTTTTTGTTGCCCCTTACGTTTTTGGGGATGGAGTGGCAAACGGCCGTTCTCTTCTTCATCCTGCTGTTCTGGCTGCTGCGCCGGCTGGCAACCGGCCACTTCGTGCCGCCGACGCCGTTAAACGTCTCCCTGCTGCTGCTGCTGTTGATGGTCCTGGTCAGCCTGTACGCCACGTTCGACATTCCCTTTAGCTTTGGCAAGGTGGTGGGCGTTTGGTATGGCGTGGCGATCTATTTTGCCTGGACGGATTGGGCAGGTGGGTCGGCCAGACGCCTGGCCTGGGCGGTGGTGGTTTTGCTGGCCGCCGGGCTGGGCGTGGTAGGGCTGAGTCTGTTGGGTACAAGCTGGCCGCGTAAACTGCCGCTGTTAGGCCCGGTGGTCAGCGCGGTGCAGGCGCGGCTGCCCGCCCGCCTGCTGACATTGGGTGGGCCGGACGGTGGGTTCAACCCCAATCAGGTGGCCGGCGTGCTGTTGTGGGTGGCGCCGTTGGCGCTGGCGCTGCTGCTGGCGTTGGTGTGGCGCTGGCGCGAGGCGCGGCAGACTGGGGGAACGATGACGGCCGTTTTGGGTCTGCTCTTTCTGGCCGGCAGTACGGCCGTGCTGACTGGCGCGCTGCTGCTCACCCAATCGCGCGGCGGGCTGTTGGGCTTTGCCATCGGCGCGGCGTTGATGGCCGGGCTGGCGCTGCGGCGCTATTGGCGCTGGCTGGCCGGGGCGGCGCTGGTGGTTTTGTTCGCCGTCGCTGTGCTGGCGCAAACCCAGAATCTACCGGCGTTGACCTCAGCCTTGTTTGCCCAGGCGGGCGTCCCCACCGGGCAAGAAGCGGCGCTGGCAGATGGGATAAATACGTTGAACGGCCGTATCGAAATCTGGTCACGCGGCATCTATGGCGTACAGGATTTTCCCTTCACCGGCATGGGTATGAACAATTTCCGCCGCGTGGTTCACATTTTGTATCCGCTGTTCCTCATCTCGCCCGACACGGACATCGCCCACGCCCACAATCACCTGCTGCAAGCGGCGTTGGATTTGGGCATTCCCGGCCTCGTCGCCTACCTGGCCCTGTGGTTGGGCAGCGGGGCGATGCTTTGGCGCGCCTGGCGAGCGGTAGCGGGGCAGCCAACGGCCGTCTGGTCTCGCGCTCTGGTCATCGGCCTGGCCGGGTCGTTGGCGGCCCATTTTGTCTATGGCATGTTGGATGCTGTGGCTCTGGGAGCCAAGCCAGGCTTCATTTTCTGGCTGCTGCTCGGTCTCGTCGCCGCCCTGCATCGGCAAATAGCCAACTACCAACTACCAACTACCAACTACCAACTACCAACTATCAACTAA
- a CDS encoding queuine tRNA-ribosyltransferase family protein: protein MRKTLDLPHGRLQLPTFLPDGTQGVVRSVDAQDLAACGIQAVQMNVFHLMQRPGSSTIQALGGLHQMAGWERPLFTDSGGFQVYSLIRQNPKSGSISDKGAIFHVENHKYNLTPEKSVQLQLSYGSDVVICLDDCTHVDDPADVQAESVRRTVAWARRCKEEFARHVGQKKYDGAARPKLVAVVQGGGSPALRRQCAEQLLEIGFDGYGYGGWPLDAEGRLLRDMLATVRELIPPEYTVHALGVGHPDNVAACVQMGYELFDSTMPTRDARHGRLYAFTQDPTRPLTAPFFRYFYIKDDKHIKTNRPISPFCDCPVCARYSLGYLHHLFKLNDSLYPRLATMHNLRFMTQLMAGLGDKVVEDAGSLARQE from the coding sequence ATGAGAAAAACGTTGGATTTGCCACACGGCCGTTTACAACTGCCCACCTTCTTGCCCGATGGCACGCAGGGGGTGGTGCGCAGCGTGGACGCGCAGGATTTGGCCGCCTGCGGTATTCAGGCGGTGCAAATGAACGTCTTCCACCTGATGCAGCGCCCCGGCTCTTCGACGATTCAGGCGTTGGGTGGGCTGCATCAGATGGCCGGGTGGGAACGGCCGTTGTTCACCGATTCCGGCGGCTTCCAGGTCTACTCGCTCATCCGCCAAAACCCTAAGAGTGGTTCCATCAGCGACAAAGGGGCCATCTTCCACGTCGAAAACCACAAATACAACCTGACCCCAGAAAAAAGTGTGCAGCTTCAATTGAGCTATGGCTCCGACGTGGTGATTTGTCTGGACGACTGCACCCACGTAGACGATCCCGCCGACGTGCAGGCGGAATCGGTGCGGCGCACAGTCGCCTGGGCGCGCCGCTGCAAAGAGGAATTTGCGCGGCATGTTGGCCAGAAAAAGTATGATGGCGCGGCGCGGCCCAAACTTGTGGCTGTCGTTCAGGGTGGCGGCTCGCCCGCGCTGCGCCGCCAATGCGCCGAGCAACTGCTAGAGATCGGCTTTGATGGTTATGGTTACGGCGGCTGGCCGCTGGACGCCGAGGGCCGCCTGCTCCGCGACATGCTGGCGACTGTCCGTGAATTGATTCCACCCGAATACACCGTCCATGCCTTGGGCGTAGGCCACCCGGACAACGTGGCCGCCTGTGTGCAGATGGGCTACGAGCTGTTCGACAGCACCATGCCGACGCGCGATGCGCGACACGGCCGTCTCTACGCCTTCACCCAAGACCCAACCCGGCCCCTAACCGCCCCTTTCTTCCGCTACTTCTACATCAAAGACGACAAACACATCAAAACCAATCGCCCCATCTCCCCTTTTTGCGACTGCCCGGTATGCGCCCGCTACTCATTGGGCTATTTGCACCACCTGTTCAAGCTCAACGACAGCCTGTACCCCCGCCTGGCGACCATGCACAACCTGCGCTTTATGACGCAGTTGATGGCGGGGTTGGGCGACAAGGTGGTGGAGGATGCGGGTTCGTTGGCGCGACAGGAATAA
- a CDS encoding 4Fe-4S binding protein yields the protein MPDDLYQKLAHHLDNLPGGYPPTESGVELRILRRLFTAEEAEMALCLTVLPEEARVVARRAHLPVDETAVRLQEMEAKGLIYSLHPAEGAPKYSALHFVVGIWEFQVNRLTPELVRDFEEYLPTLAAHEVWQKAPQIRTIPVGKSIETNQEVMIYEQAEELVRHQEHIVVAPCICRQERQTVGEGCKKPLETCLSFGTAADYYQRNGLGRVIDQDEALKILKQANRAGLVLQPSNSQKASFLCCCCGDCCGVLRSAKLHPQPASLLASAFFATVDAALCNGCGACTRRCQMEAVAMVGETAVLNLDRCIGCGLCVSTCPTQALSLERKPEAEQPHVPRNFTLANFELGRIRGKFKTTEMVMMMVRSKVDRLLSRP from the coding sequence ATGCCTGACGACCTCTACCAAAAACTAGCCCACCACCTGGACAACCTGCCCGGCGGCTACCCGCCTACTGAATCTGGTGTGGAACTGCGCATCTTGCGCCGCCTGTTCACCGCCGAAGAAGCAGAGATGGCCCTCTGCCTGACTGTGCTGCCGGAAGAGGCGCGGGTAGTAGCTCGCCGCGCCCATCTGCCTGTAGACGAAACGGCCGTGCGCCTGCAAGAAATGGAAGCCAAAGGCCTCATCTACAGCCTGCACCCCGCCGAAGGAGCGCCCAAGTATTCCGCGCTGCACTTTGTCGTCGGCATCTGGGAATTCCAGGTCAACCGGCTGACGCCGGAACTGGTACGCGACTTCGAGGAGTACCTACCCACCCTGGCCGCCCATGAAGTGTGGCAAAAAGCGCCGCAAATCCGCACCATCCCGGTGGGCAAAAGCATCGAAACCAATCAGGAAGTGATGATCTACGAGCAGGCCGAAGAACTGGTGCGCCATCAGGAACACATCGTCGTGGCGCCTTGTATTTGCCGCCAGGAGCGGCAGACTGTGGGTGAGGGCTGTAAAAAACCGCTGGAGACATGCCTCTCCTTTGGCACGGCCGCCGATTATTACCAACGCAATGGCCTGGGCCGGGTAATTGACCAGGACGAAGCGCTGAAAATTCTCAAGCAAGCCAATCGCGCCGGGCTGGTATTGCAGCCCAGCAATTCACAAAAAGCCTCGTTTTTATGCTGCTGCTGCGGCGACTGCTGCGGCGTGCTGCGCAGCGCCAAGCTCCATCCGCAGCCGGCCAGCCTCCTGGCCTCGGCCTTCTTCGCCACGGTGGATGCGGCATTGTGCAATGGCTGTGGCGCCTGCACGCGCCGCTGCCAGATGGAGGCGGTGGCAATGGTGGGGGAAACGGCCGTACTCAATCTAGATCGCTGCATTGGTTGTGGCCTGTGCGTCTCTACCTGTCCCACCCAAGCCCTCAGCCTGGAACGCAAACCGGAGGCAGAACAACCCCACGTGCCACGCAACTTTACGCTGGCTAACTTTGAACTGGGTCGAATCAGAGGCAAGTTTAAGACGACAGAGATGGTAATGATGATGGTACGCTCTAAAGTGGACAGGCTGCTGTCGCGTCCATGA
- the lpdA gene encoding dihydrolipoyl dehydrogenase, with protein sequence MANEYDLVVLGAGPGGYVAAIRAAQLGLKTAVIEKQYWGGVCLNIGCIPSKALLKNAEVAHTLQHRAKEFGFSFENLKLDYNAAFKRSRQVSGRLVKGVQFLMKKNNIDVFDGTGALTSPNSLHVALNDGGEVDLQAKNVIIATGARPRQLPGVAFDGEHIISYIEAILAEEVPQSLIIIGGGVIGVEFAYMWVNYGVDVTIVEMLPHLLPNEEPEISDVLEKAYKKLGVKFHTNTRVEKIEKTADGVAVDIGGGQVLTAEKVMLAINFQPNIEAIGLDAAGVQLTERGNIAIDEYMRTNVPNIYAIGDVATDYRLAHIASAMGLVAAETIAGAPTHPIEFRMMPRATYCVPQVASFGYTEAQAREAGYEINVGQFPFIANGKALGLGEKDGFIKIIADAKYGEILGAHMVGPDVTELLPELTLAHNAELTAAEIARNVHAHPTLSEALMEAAHGVEGSPIHI encoded by the coding sequence ATGGCAAACGAATATGATCTTGTGGTTCTGGGGGCGGGACCGGGCGGATATGTTGCGGCCATTCGGGCGGCGCAGTTGGGACTAAAGACGGCCGTTATCGAAAAACAATACTGGGGTGGCGTCTGCCTCAACATCGGCTGCATCCCTTCTAAAGCGCTGCTCAAAAATGCCGAAGTGGCCCACACCTTGCAACACCGCGCCAAAGAATTCGGCTTTAGCTTTGAAAATCTCAAACTCGATTACAACGCCGCCTTCAAACGCAGCCGCCAGGTTTCCGGCCGGCTGGTAAAAGGGGTGCAGTTCTTGATGAAAAAGAACAACATAGACGTGTTTGATGGGACCGGCGCGTTGACCAGTCCCAACAGCCTACACGTCGCCCTCAACGATGGCGGCGAAGTAGACTTACAGGCCAAAAACGTCATCATCGCCACCGGTGCGCGGCCGCGCCAACTGCCCGGCGTGGCCTTCGATGGCGAACACATCATCTCCTACATCGAAGCAATTCTGGCCGAAGAAGTGCCGCAAAGCCTGATTATCATCGGCGGTGGTGTGATTGGCGTGGAATTTGCCTATATGTGGGTCAATTATGGCGTAGACGTGACCATTGTGGAGATGCTGCCTCACCTGCTGCCCAACGAAGAACCGGAAATCAGCGACGTGCTGGAGAAAGCGTACAAGAAGTTGGGCGTGAAATTCCACACCAACACCCGCGTGGAAAAAATCGAAAAAACGGCCGATGGCGTGGCGGTAGACATTGGCGGGGGGCAGGTGTTGACGGCCGAAAAGGTGATGTTAGCCATTAACTTCCAACCCAACATTGAGGCGATTGGCCTGGATGCGGCCGGCGTGCAGTTGACCGAACGGGGCAATATCGCCATTGACGAATACATGCGCACCAACGTGCCCAACATTTACGCCATCGGTGACGTGGCGACCGACTATCGGCTGGCGCACATCGCCTCCGCCATGGGGCTGGTGGCCGCCGAGACCATCGCCGGCGCGCCAACCCACCCCATTGAGTTCCGCATGATGCCCCGCGCCACCTACTGCGTACCGCAAGTCGCCAGCTTTGGCTACACCGAGGCGCAGGCCAGAGAAGCAGGTTACGAGATTAACGTCGGCCAGTTTCCGTTCATCGCCAATGGCAAAGCATTGGGGCTGGGCGAAAAGGATGGCTTCATCAAAATTATCGCCGACGCGAAGTATGGCGAGATTTTAGGGGCGCACATGGTTGGCCCGGACGTAACGGAGCTGCTGCCGGAGTTGACGTTGGCCCACAACGCCGAGCTAACGGCCGCGGAAATCGCCCGCAACGTCCACGCCCATCCCACGCTCAGCGAAGCGCTGATGGAAGCGGCGCACGGCGTCGAGGGCAGCCCGATTCACATTTAG
- a CDS encoding threonine synthase, producing the protein MRWQGVIHKYRAYLPFGADVQIVTLNEGNTPLIRADRLAEQIAPKAGLKLYLKYEGLNPTGSFKDRGMTAAITQAVHEGAKTVICASTGNTAASAAAYAARAGLRCLVLVPQGKIALGKLAASLAYGAEVISIDGSFDDGLNMVRQIVERQPIALVNSVNPWRLEGQKTGAFEIIDQLDGQAPDWHCLPVGNAGNISAYWMGYKQYGKGLPRVLGGQAAGAAPIVLGHVVEKPETLATAIRIGNPARWRQALAALDESGGMITAVTDAQILESWKLLARLEGVFVEPASATGLAALKQQIEQGEIDPVGKTAVCILTGHGLKDPATAVDQAAPPHTLPANVEALEAYLGS; encoded by the coding sequence ATGCGTTGGCAAGGTGTTATCCACAAGTATCGGGCCTATTTGCCTTTTGGCGCTGACGTACAGATTGTAACCCTGAACGAGGGCAACACGCCCTTGATCCGCGCCGACCGTCTGGCGGAACAGATCGCCCCCAAAGCCGGGCTAAAGTTGTACCTGAAATATGAAGGTCTCAACCCCACCGGCTCGTTTAAGGACCGGGGCATGACGGCGGCCATCACCCAGGCCGTCCACGAAGGAGCCAAGACGGTGATCTGCGCCAGCACGGGCAACACGGCCGCCAGCGCGGCGGCCTATGCGGCGCGGGCCGGGCTGCGCTGCCTGGTGTTGGTTCCCCAGGGCAAAATCGCCCTGGGCAAATTGGCCGCTTCCCTGGCCTACGGCGCAGAAGTCATCAGCATTGATGGCTCCTTTGATGACGGTCTGAACATGGTGCGGCAAATCGTCGAACGCCAGCCCATCGCCCTGGTCAATTCTGTCAACCCCTGGCGGTTGGAGGGACAAAAGACCGGGGCGTTCGAGATTATTGATCAGCTGGATGGGCAGGCGCCCGATTGGCACTGCCTGCCGGTGGGCAACGCCGGTAATATTTCGGCTTACTGGATGGGGTATAAGCAGTATGGCAAGGGCTTGCCGCGCGTTTTGGGTGGGCAGGCGGCCGGGGCTGCGCCCATTGTGCTGGGCCATGTGGTGGAAAAGCCGGAGACGCTGGCGACGGCCATCCGCATTGGCAATCCGGCGCGTTGGCGGCAGGCGTTGGCAGCGTTGGATGAGTCTGGGGGGATGATTACGGCCGTTACCGATGCCCAAATCCTGGAAAGCTGGAAGCTGCTGGCCCGCCTGGAAGGGGTCTTTGTGGAACCGGCCTCGGCCACCGGTTTGGCGGCGTTGAAGCAGCAAATTGAACAGGGCGAGATTGATCCGGTGGGCAAAACGGCCGTCTGCATCCTCACCGGTCATGGGCTAAAAGACCCGGCGACGGCCGTAGACCAGGCCGCACCGCCGCACACCTTGCCGGCAAACGTAGAAGCGTTGGAAGCGTATTTGGGGAGTTGA
- a CDS encoding LysM peptidoglycan-binding domain-containing protein, whose translation MFAQRRFILLVAVLWGVSWLVTACVRPVPDESGGAAATAVAGPDLTDPDVGGGILGDTSPAAPTLAPAYPVNVPSPTPEAAQSTDETAVAPTEPSPTPSPAPTTPPVEAISPTATAVPIEAAPPATSAPPVTAGERTHVVQPGENLFRIGLQYGVSWVTLVQFNGLSNPNDIKAGQTLRIPPPGAQPPAPTPTSPANITYYTVQPGDNLYRIGVKFGISWVQIAEANGLANPNQIVVGQTLKIPVNAPGPTPEFTHVVRQGETIFGIAVQYGVAWTSIAEMNNIQSPYVIFAGQTLIIPGS comes from the coding sequence ATGTTTGCTCAACGTCGTTTTATTTTGTTAGTAGCTGTTTTGTGGGGTGTGAGTTGGTTGGTGACGGCATGTGTCCGTCCCGTCCCGGATGAAAGTGGCGGAGCGGCGGCTACGGCCGTTGCCGGGCCAGATTTGACTGATCCTGACGTAGGCGGCGGGATACTGGGCGATACATCCCCCGCCGCGCCCACCCTGGCTCCCGCCTACCCCGTGAATGTTCCCAGCCCCACGCCAGAAGCAGCCCAATCCACCGATGAAACGGCCGTCGCGCCCACCGAACCCAGCCCTACGCCCAGCCCGGCGCCCACCACGCCACCGGTTGAAGCCATTTCGCCCACAGCAACGGCCGTGCCCATTGAAGCCGCCCCCCCAGCCACCAGCGCGCCGCCCGTCACCGCCGGCGAACGGACACACGTTGTCCAACCCGGCGAAAACCTGTTCCGCATCGGCTTACAATATGGCGTTTCCTGGGTCACACTGGTGCAGTTCAACGGTCTTAGCAACCCCAATGACATCAAAGCGGGGCAGACCCTTAGAATTCCGCCGCCCGGCGCACAACCACCCGCTCCAACGCCCACCTCCCCGGCCAACATCACCTACTACACCGTACAGCCGGGCGACAATTTGTACCGCATTGGCGTCAAGTTTGGCATCAGTTGGGTGCAGATCGCCGAAGCCAACGGTCTGGCTAACCCCAACCAGATCGTCGTCGGGCAGACGCTAAAAATTCCGGTGAACGCGCCGGGGCCGACGCCAGAATTTACCCATGTCGTCAGGCAGGGCGAGACCATCTTTGGCATTGCCGTGCAATATGGCGTCGCCTGGACGTCCATCGCGGAAATGAACAACATCCAATCGCCGTATGTCATTTTTGCCGGGCAAACGTTGATTATTCCGGGGAGTTAG
- a CDS encoding tetratricopeptide repeat protein yields MNEQDILHEQAMVLFDRAYRHHRNGELGDAIELYRRSIAMHPTAEAHTYLGWAYSVFGRYDEAIAECHKAIQLNPNWGNPYNDIGAYLIEMERWEEAVPWLEKAIHVTQYDLTHYAYMNLGRVYEYRGDGRTALACYRAALELSPLYLAAERAKNRLLGRLS; encoded by the coding sequence ATGAACGAGCAAGATATTCTCCATGAGCAGGCGATGGTACTGTTTGATAGAGCTTATCGCCATCACCGAAACGGCGAGTTGGGCGATGCTATCGAATTATACCGCCGCTCCATCGCCATGCACCCCACCGCTGAAGCGCACACCTACCTGGGTTGGGCCTACAGCGTATTCGGCCGTTACGATGAAGCCATTGCCGAGTGCCACAAGGCTATCCAATTGAACCCGAATTGGGGCAATCCGTACAACGATATTGGGGCTTATCTTATTGAGATGGAGCGCTGGGAGGAAGCCGTTCCCTGGCTGGAAAAAGCGATTCACGTCACTCAATACGATTTGACCCATTACGCCTATATGAATCTGGGGCGGGTCTACGAATACCGGGGAGATGGGCGTACCGCCCTGGCCTGTTACCGGGCGGCCCTGGAACTCTCTCCCCTCTATCTGGCGGCCGAACGAGCCAAAAATCGGCTGCTCGGCCGACTGAGCTAA
- a CDS encoding 23S rRNA (pseudouridine(1915)-N(3))-methyltransferase RlmH: MPTPVGRLDLIAVGKIRSKAWQLAQAEYQKRLGYYTHLRLVEVKDYVGQGQSDEAAMQKEGELLLKAAAGASRLILLSPEGKLTTSPELAQFLRKEIEGYGRLAFLIGGPLGFSGAVVAAAHHQLALSPLTFTHELARVILLEQLYRAFTILNNENYHK; this comes from the coding sequence ATGCCAACACCTGTTGGGCGCCTTGATCTGATTGCTGTGGGCAAAATCCGCAGCAAAGCGTGGCAGCTTGCCCAGGCAGAATACCAGAAGCGCCTCGGCTATTACACCCACCTGCGTCTGGTGGAGGTGAAGGATTATGTGGGGCAAGGCCAGTCAGATGAGGCGGCGATGCAAAAAGAAGGCGAACTCCTGCTGAAAGCGGCTGCGGGCGCCAGTCGCTTGATTTTGCTGTCGCCAGAGGGCAAATTAACAACCAGCCCCGAACTGGCTCAGTTTTTGCGCAAGGAGATTGAGGGTTACGGCCGTCTCGCCTTTCTCATTGGCGGCCCTTTAGGTTTCTCCGGCGCGGTTGTTGCCGCCGCCCACCACCAGCTTGCCCTCTCGCCCCTCACCTTCACCCACGAACTGGCCCGCGTCATCCTGCTGGAACAGCTTTACCGCGCCTTCACCATTCTAAACAACGAGAATTACCACAAGTGA